A region of the Corvus moneduloides isolate bCorMon1 chromosome 26, bCorMon1.pri, whole genome shotgun sequence genome:
GCATATAGCCTGTAGCATATAGTCTATAGCATGTAACAGTTTGTACTTCAGAGCTGAGAACTGACCATTGTGTCTGCTAAATAGTTTGCTGTTACCTCAAAATATGAATTCCGACTTCTGTATTTGGCGCTTTTTATAATACAAATTTAAAGATCAAATGTAGCACCTCTGGGTGCAGGTTTGGGCATGGAAGCCCTTCCAAAccagtgtatttttctttgaagttattttgataaatggaaaattgtttttcctttgtcttgGCTTAATTATATGATTGGATTTGTCAACTGAAATGTGTTAATTTTTGATTTATCCACACCCAGGAGCATGGGGTGCTTTTGGGGCAGAAAGGAGCGGAAGATCAAAGGTCTAAGTAAAGCATTTCTGTGGAAATGAGCTGATAGCCTGGTCTCAGTGACTCGGGGCAGTGAAAGCAGAGGATTAGTTCTTTGGCAGCTGTTTAGGTACAGTAAATAGCTCTGGACAGGTGAGATTTCGTAGGGAAGAGCTTTGTGTGTTTATGTTCTCAAGAGGAAAATGTAAACTCCTGGGACTGAGGATCCAGGTGTGGCACAGGGGCCTCCCTATGGGACAGGGAACACTATTTGCACAGAAAGTTTTGAGAGAGATCATTTCAAATATATTCTTATTGATAAAATATCTTGGCTTGCTGTAGTCCCTGGTGACATAATCATTCACAGAGCATGAAAAGTATCCAATAGGCttcttcaatttattttttcatgttaatttATTATGAAAAGCAAATCGATACGTCTTATTAAAATCAGGTTTTAATGAGGTGAAGCTGCTTTGTGTTTGAGTGGGAGTTCACATTCAGAAAAGATGGGATGAACTGATGtcttaatgtattttaaaaacctaaTACTTCCATTTTTATCTCTGTTGGAAGCAATTATACATTTATACCAGGCTGACTTGATTTTCTTTCATCAAGGTACTCAGTCACTATGTAAGTAGACCCAAAGTCTTTTATGTTGTAACttacagatttttattaatGCTCCCccacaataacaacaacaacaattgTTTAAGATTTGATAATTTGGCATTTTTCAACCCTTTAGGTTTGGGGTGAATTAGATCAGATTCTTTATAAATCTTTTCGTTTTGGCATCAGCTCCAGGAAACTCAGAGGCATCTCCTCTGCTGGTGCCATTTACATCTTCTCTTCAAACTCTCTGACCTCAGAGGAGACAACCTTGCCATCAACCACCTCCTCAACTATTGTCTTGATCTTCTTAAGTTTACTTGATTCTGTTAAGGAAATTGAAAAGAGAATTAATTAAATGCAATGTACATTAACAGAATAATGCTGCTGCAGTAGTAGAAGTTGATGAGGAAATAGCAAAAAGCATCTTCAACCCACAGGTACTTGAGGTAAACTTTTGCAGTGTGCAGGGTGTGGCTTCTCCTCTTTTGGAGATTGAGTATGTTGCCCATAGACTGTAGTGGACACTGGGTTCAATAACTCTCTACCAATCTTGATAGCTTTGCTTCAGTTTAGCACAGACTTGTAGACCTAAAGCCTTGGGATAGACTTACACCAAATTGGAAATTTTTGCTATGAAACTGGGTATGTAATGAGGGAGCCTCAGTCTCCCTGTGCCGCCAGTAGGGAGAAACAAATGCTTCTGCAGTTCTCCAGAGGGGAATTCAGTAACTCTCTGTTGTTCTCTTGGCTGTGTGAggactcacagaatcacagaatgggtaaggtgGGTCTGTGGATTTACACTGGGCACCAGAATTGTATCTATAAACCCAGGTTTTATAGTCCCTGTAGGGTAACCATACAGTTGATTGCTTTCTTGGTGTGAGATCCCACTGGATGATTATTTGCTCTGAAGCTGTTGTTTTACATCAGGCTAATCATTCCATAACATTTCAACAGGCAACcatcaaaacagaaagaagttgGTGGGACATACCTTTTTCAAGCTCTTCTATTGATGCTATTGGTTCTAAATTCCTGTTCAAAttataaattagaaaatgtaaatatatggCAACTCATGTATTGAAGAAACATCCTTGTGCATTTCCTGTGTGTTTGATCAGGACAGCTAATCCCtgtaggttacgggcgggttcggtcgggacggagacggatggagagatctctataggcaggtcttgggacacagtcggtttattgtaaagggcgtgggtattggggcactgctcagagctgctagactcagctctgagcaggcccaagagagtaagcaggtgagagagagagagagggtgtaagagcaagagtggaagtaagagtagaagtggaagagaggaatagagaagaaaagtctgaagtcctggttacaatacaataaatcatcttctgtactgaatattctaattgtcactaaccaatctaatacaagatacaaatcctatagcatttacatacagcctataagagttcttatattaccatagagtgttacatcttaacttctaaaaactactctttggaccccttctgctgagctagtagggtctgctctgacccttggacctgtttgcaagcagagggtattgtttcatcaagaggggattacttcagtggccataccattgttttctagttgttcagtaactaacacctggtatttcaaaagtggctttcatttcgatgttgcctgtagttttcatattcccaaaatcttttgtcaggcaatcatatttccaaggttttcctgttccatcttccccaacaaaTCCCCTTTCATCAAGACATTTAACCAGGAGATAACTCAGTAGAACGAGTTCTCTCAGTTAAAGTGAAACTTGGTAAGCATAAGCTGTAGCTGCAGTTAATCTGCAGACTCATCTCTGCAATGCCAGGACTTCATCCTACGCAGGTACACCCGATCTAGTTCCTGAGCCAGAACAGCTGAACAGGTAGAATCTGGGGGGAAGTTCCACTCTCTGCTTAACCCACACGGACAAGTTGATCCAAAACTGCATTACTGATGTTCCTGGCATGTGAACATCTGCCCAACTCCCCAGCTCACAGAGTGACAGTCTGTAGGCTGGGAGAGCCCACCTCAAAATtccacagcagcttcagcagccCAGCCTGAACGGCAGCCTGCTCTGATTCTCTGGCTCAGAACTGGGCAACAGACTTCCCCACCCCAAAGCAGTTGGAGAGAGGCAGATTtgacacaaaaaccaaaccaacatgCAAAGCCATGTGTATGCTCAcctgctttcctctccctccagcagccGGCGGTATGTGGCAATCTCCATCTCCAAGCGAGTCTTGATATCCAGCAGGGTGCTGTACTCATTGTTCTGAGCCTCCATGTCAGCTCGGAGCTGCCTCAGCTGAGCCTCCAGACTGGAAATTGCTCCCTGTATCTGGGCGAGTTGATAACTGTACCGTGCTTCTGTTTCAGCCACAGAGCCTTCCAGGGTCTCTTTCTATAGTCCATGGGAAGAACAGAGACATGTCATTCAGAagatacatttttctgttaaaataacattttgattGTAAAGCCCCTCATTCCTCTATTTATCTGTGTAACTCTCTGCTATCCACAgtccttattttgctttttgttattTACCATGGTCAGCAGGCTCTGTAATTCCAGCTCCAGGCTTTGGAAGACCTGCCTCCGTTCCATGATCTCTTTCCTTTGGACCCCCAGCCGTTCAACATTGAGGGCAACTTCCTGGTTCAGTTCTGCTGTCTGGAATGAGGAATGGAGGGACTGTGAACTGCAGCCAGGCATGACCGAGGTTCTTGCTGATATTTAAGCAGTTGACTTTacctgcttttcaaaatgttctttGGCTTCTTGGCGGTTCTTTTCTGCCATTTCTTCATATTGCTTTCTCATGTTTTCCATAATAGCTGCGAGATCAATGCCGGGAGCAGCATCTACTGCCACGTTCACGGAGCCACTCGCCTCTTTGCGCAGCCTGTCACGGTCCTGCAGCATGGGGACTGTGTTAGCatcagctgcagggagctgtcACTCCTGGGCATTGGATACAAACTCAACATCTACACACACAGGACTAATCCTTAATAGTACCTCGGGGCAGGACAACTTAATCACCTTGTAAATACTGTTTAGTGCACCTCATCTTAGAACAGTTTACTTACTTTATAGCAATAAATGCTATATCATAGATAAATGTATTATAAGAATTATTTCTTCACAACCGGACCCATGGAATGAGGGCAGAAGTCATGGCTCCCATTTGTGTACTTTTTGGGGTAGCAATTCCTAAACTAAATATTATTCTTAGAGCAAACCTTCCCTCATTCGTTTCTGGAATGGAGGAATGTTCAGCCTTTGACCCCTGACAGCTTAGATGTCCCTTAATGCCACACACAGTTATGCTGCTTCCAGGAAGGACAGAAGTGCTTCCTAGCGAGGCTGTTTGTGTTTGCCACTCAGAACCCctctccctggcagtgctcagctGCTCTCACCTCTTCATGGTTCTTCCTAAGGAAAACGAGTTCCTCAGTTATATTCTCAATCTGGGACTCCAGGTCAGATTTCGTCAGAGTCAGGTCGTCACGGACACGGAGCAGTCCGGTGATGTCGCTCTCCACACTCTGCTTGAGCAGGTGTTCGTTCTCAAACCTGTCCAATAAGGTGCCTTTTGTCATCATTGGAATGCAACAGTTTGGTGTAAATGTTAGAATCAGTAATTACGACCGTCATTGTGAAATTTTCATTAAactgaaattgaaaaatgtTCACTTCTTGGCACAGATTCCAATAAGTGGAAGCTTTCCTAAATAAGAGGAGCATGAAAgagaataaatacaaaatcatGGAACTTACTTCAGCCTAAAGTCATCAGCAGCCAGCTTGGCATTGTCGATCTGCAGGACAAGCCCGGCATTTTCCATCTGGGCAGCAGAAATCTAAAGGGAATGGTGGACAAGCAATGAAAGTTTGCACTCAAGAAAGCCACATTCAATCCTTTCCTGGGAATGAATACTGTAAATGGGCTTCATCCTGCTTCACTCAGCTGTTTGTTAGCTGGGTTTAAAGCTAAGTTCCATCTGAAGTGCATGAAAGGAGTTAGGGATGTTCAAAAGGGAAATTCTCCTGTCACAACATAAGAGTATTGAATAGTTGGGATGAACTGCTCTCTGAAGGaatctgctttaaaatgctGGGAAGTAGAACTGATAAAAAATAACAGAGGAAAGATTGAAGGAAATTCTGGAAACATGATTTGACAAATATGTCAGCTGATTGCTGGGAATATTTCATTGTTTCCGGTGGTGGTAATTTACTATTTTAAGTAGtgatctttaatttttttctgagcatttgTCCTTCTTTTCTAAACACCAACTTTGGAATAGACTGTTACTAAactatatttaaatacatagaTTACCATTAGTACTTTCTCTAATTAAAGCCACCTAAGGCAAATATCATAGAACTAGTTAATTTTGAGTCAAAGATTTTTCAGGTATGAGATTACTTACCGCTGCAAGCATATATCTGGTATTACAAGTGACGTAAAATCTGTCACTAATTTGTAGATGATCaaaattgaacttttttttcctcagctgggCCAGTTACAGTTTGGAAAAGTACATTTTCTACAGCAGATTATTCTCTCTCTCACTGATAATTGCATTTCCTATATTTATAGAGGGCTCTACGATCTCTTTATTATATACTAATTATTACCTTATTTCGGAGTTCTTCAATTGTTTTGAAGTAGGAGCTGTAGTCCTGCCCTGCGCTTTTGGTGTTCTTCTCATACCACTCCTTGATCTGCATCTCGATCAGGGAGTTTGACTTCTCCAGTGAGCGCACCCTCTCCAGGTACGCAGCCAAACGATCGTTCAGGTTTTGCATAGTTGATTTTTCATTGCCAGCGAGCAGCACATCGCTACCAGTgatgctgagctgggagctccCTCCGAGGCCTTGGCCAGAGCTGATGCTGGTCGATATGCGGGTGCCATAGCCCCCAGCTCCCCCGTAGACACTGGGTGCCTGGATCTTCTGGATGGACATTTTCCTGGAGGTCAGACTACTGACACTGGGTGCCGAGGACTGGAGATGGTTGCTTGTACCCCACTGGATGCTGCGGGTGGAGAATGCCATTTGTGCTCTTTGTCTTCTGGACTGAAGCAGGTAAAGCAGCACAGATAGAGACGGCAGCGAGGAGCTGAGTGTGCACTGTGCACCTTTATACCAGGTCCAAGAGGAAGCACAGTGGCTGGAAACCCCACCTCTGTTGACGCAGAATTTCACTGGTATCAGCACAAAGAGCACACAGGATATTGCCCCCCCTCCCCATAATTTAAAGGGGTTTTCATCTGTTCGTCTGTGTTTGAGGAACACTCCCTGGATAGTTTGCTTGCTTTGTTATTTTGTATAACAGATAAACAAAAAATGATCTGTTGAATCATTTATAACCATGTACCTGCAGACAATCCTCTTGGTAGCCCTTTGGAACAAATGAGTGGGTTCTTAGCCCCCTATGCAgtgcattaatttaaaatgagagTTGCCTCTTGTATGTGACAAgagacttaaaatatttatatttctgttgaGTAAGCAATAACTTGGGCCTCAGGACGGTCTAGAACAGTGTATAAATTATTAGAAAGGAGGCAGATGTACTACCATGTGAATCATTTTGTAGTAAGCACAAACCAACATCTACACTGCCAGTGGAGAGTGGAGGCTGTTGCCATCAGCTTGGATTGGATATGCATTTGTCTGGTATTAGAAAACCCTTGCAAGTGGAATTCGAGCTTTCAGTACAGCTGAGACTAAGTGGGAAGGGTATTTCTTTGCCCTTAAGTGAGGTAGGAGGAATGAGAATATTGGAAACCTTCACACCCCCCTGTGTCTCACATGTGAGATGTTGAAGTCTGAGTGGCAGGAAGCGTTGCGTTCCAGCTTCCAGCAGAACAAGCCTCCAGCCCTCCTGCGTGGCTGAAGTTGAAGCAAAACAAGTTTCCTTCCTGCCTCATCAATATTCCAGAGACCACCAGCTAACAAGTGCCATGCTGGAGGGGTCTGTCCCCAACACAGGGGCTCAGGTCATTAACAGGAAACCAGCTGCCTTTGCATGGCATGAAGAAACCCAACAGCCCTACTGCTGATCGTGCAGAGGCTCCTGAGCTGACTGTGCTGTACACTTGATACAGAAAGTGCATGGAGAATTTGGAAAGCAAGGAGAGAACCCGATTGCTGAGGGGTTGTTagtgctgcaggagagcaggtgGCAGGTGAGTGTCGGGACAGTGTGGAGGTGCAGCTTCTGGGGCATTGCACTGACAGTGCTTATGTGTGTTACTGATACTGTCAGGTAGAACAATGAGCACATATGGCTTGTGTTagtgagagcagctgctgtatGTACTGATCTCCCAGCCTTGGGGCAAAGAAATTGGTGAGACACTGAGCTTTGAAGGCATTGAACTGTGTATTGGAGGCACCTTCAGGTTTCTGAGAGCACCCAACCCAGAATATTAGGGAATCAGCACTGCCAAGTTTTTTCAGTTACTGTGCTAGGGATTAGTCTAACTGGTCTTGGCTCAAGTCAGAGAGTTAAACTGTTGTATTTGGCTATTCTGGAAACACAGCTTCCAAACCAAAGCAATCAGTGTGCagggcaggattttttttctaggagGATGCTGTGGTGTGTCTTTGGACCTTGAACTTCTTTGGGTGTAACTTGTAATAAAAAAGTCTTTATGAGATGTGAAACCAAAGTACACTGGCCATGACATTTAGTGTGTCATTACAGAGACTCAAGGTACGTTGTCTTTTGTCCATTGAAATTATTCCGGCTGAGTAAGAATTACACATTTTAGTAGAGCAGAGCTTACACCTTTAGAATGTAAGAGAAGTACAGAAGAGATCCTGCTGTTCTTACATCCCTTGGCCCTATATCTGACTGCCTAGATCTCT
Encoded here:
- the LOC116435421 gene encoding keratin, type I cytoskeletal 20-like, yielding MAFSTRSIQWGTSNHLQSSAPSVSSLTSRKMSIQKIQAPSVYGGAGGYGTRISTSISSGQGLGGSSQLSITGSDVLLAGNEKSTMQNLNDRLAAYLERVRSLEKSNSLIEMQIKEWYEKNTKSAGQDYSSYFKTIEELRNKISAAQMENAGLVLQIDNAKLAADDFRLKFENEHLLKQSVESDITGLLRVRDDLTLTKSDLESQIENITEELVFLRKNHEEDRDRLRKEASGSVNVAVDAAPGIDLAAIMENMRKQYEEMAEKNRQEAKEHFEKQTAELNQEVALNVERLGVQRKEIMERRQVFQSLELELQSLLTMKETLEGSVAETEARYSYQLAQIQGAISSLEAQLRQLRADMEAQNNEYSTLLDIKTRLEMEIATYRRLLEGEESRNLEPIASIEELEKESSKLKKIKTIVEEVVDGKVVSSEVREFEEKM